GATTCCCATTGCTCCACCTTGACCATGCACCGATTCCCATCGCTCCACCTTGACCATCCCCCGATTCCCATCGCTCCACCTTGAGCATTCCCCGATTCCCATCCATCCACCTTGACCATGCCCCGATTCCCATCGCTCCACCTTGACCATGCCCCGATTCCCATCGCTCCACCTTGACCATTCCCCAATTCCCATCGCTCCACCTTGACCATTCCCCGATTCCCATTGCTCCACCTTGACCATCCCCCGATTCCCATCGCTCCACCTTGAGCATTCCCCGATTCCCATCAATCCACCTTGACCATGCCCCGATTCCCATCGCTCCACCTTGACCATTCCCCGATTCCCATCAATCCACCTTGACCATGCCCCGATTCCCATTGCTCCACCTTGACCATTCCCCAATTCCCATCGCTCCACCTTGACCACGCCCCGATTCCCATCGCTCCACCTTGACCATCCCCCGATTCCCATCGCTCCACCTTGACCATTCCCCGATTCCCATCAATCCACCTTGACCATGCCCCGATTCCCATTGCTCCACCTTGACCATTCCCCGATTCCCATCAATCCACCTTGACCATGCCACGATTCCCATCGCTCCACCTTGACCATTCCCCGATTCCCATCACTCCACCTTGACCATCCCCCGATTCCCATCGCTCCACCTTGACCATCCCCCGATTCCCATCGCTCTACCTTGACCATTCCCCGATTCCCATCGCTCCACCTTGACCATCCCCCGATTCCCATCGCTCCACCTTGACCATCCCCCGATTCCCATCGCTCCACCTTGACCATTCCCCGATTCCCATCGCTCCACCACTCGCAGCCCAGCCCCCAGTTGCCTGGGCCCAAGCTTTGAAATCATTTCCCTTAACTTTCCATATCGCTAGCCTCCAAAAAATTCCAAACCCTTACCTCTTTGACTGAACTATTGTCTATAGGATGTtatagtggctcagtagttagcactgctgccttacagagcCAGGAaccccagttcaattccagccttgggtgactgtctgtgtggagtttgcacattctccctgtgtctgcgtgagtttggTCCAGCCTCCTTCCAGATGtccactccaaagatgtgcaggttagctgaattggcaatgctcaagtgcctataatgttcagggatgtgtaggttaggtgtgttaaTCAGGGTTAGATTTAGGACAATGgagtaggggaatgtgtctgggagggttactcgttggagggttggtgtggacttgttgtgctgaatggcctgtttccatactgtaggggttctatgactTGTATCGTATTGTGTGGCAAATTTATTAGAATATCTGTTCGAGGTTCCTTGGGATTTTATTCAGTtgttaaaggcactatataaatgtgtTGTTATTTCAGTTGCCAATGTGCTATTTTTCTGCCGTGCACCTGAGTTTCTCGAAATGACTGGGAGTTGGTGCAGCTTCAGTTCAGATGAGAAAACGAGGGGTTGGTGGTTAATAGTAAAACTGTTACTCTGGCTTCCTGAGGTCACAGGCCCACAAAGAGCTAGTGCAGAATtaattaattgaatgaatgaatgagtgagaatGTGTTTCCTGTCCCTAACTCTCACTAAGCCAGCTGGACCACTTCagttcagagagagacagagaggttgcCACCAGCTCTCACTCCTGCTTTCAACTCCAGCCCTGACCATGGCTGTCCCTCCAAGTAAAAGGAGCCGACATCAGACCAACAGCATCAAGCCTCAGAAAGTTTCAATCGAGGGGAATATTGGTAAGTGCTGAAgagctgtacacacacacatacacacacacacacacacacacacacacatacacatacacacacacagacacgcactgagacacaccacacacaccacacacatccacacatacagacggaacacacacacacccacacacacacccacacacacacactgagactcaccacacacacacacacacacacacacagacaaaacacacacacagacacgcactgagacacaccacacacacccacacacacagatgcaccgcacacacacccacacataaacacacacacacacacagagacacaccacacccacacacacacagagacacaccacacacacaaatacaaacacacagacacacagacacacacacacacactgacacacatgctctctccctctcacacacacaacgcaGTGATCGTTAACACACTGAGGCTGCCTAGAAACCAGAGCTTGGCCCCGAGAGCTCCCTACCACAGTGTGTAATCGGTCCTGGCTATACCTGATGTGTTCAGCCCCAGTGTTGAGCTCCAGTGTTGCTCAGAGAATGCTTGTTCTTGCTGCATGTCAAATATTGAGGAGCAAAGGGTTGGGTCAGTGTACACTGGTTAAAGGGACAGTCCCTCTCTTGAATGCAGTGCTTGTTTTACATCAAGCTGTCAGTTGTGACACAATATCAAATAAAAGCAGATCCTCAATGTTATTTATAATCTGTCCGTCCCTCACTCGGTCTGTGAATGTGAGGTGTGAGGTCAACATCTGCCTCAaattgtgacaccctctgacactctgtgtAACCCAGCTCCAACcccaggggtgtgtgtgtatgtgtgtgtgtgtgtgtgtgtgcgtgtgtgtgtgcgtgtgcgtgtgtgtgtgtgtgtgtgtgtgtgtctctgtgtgtgtgctcctgGTACAGTGATGTCCTTAATTTGAAATTCTCATTGTTGTTCCCAAATTCCCCATggtctcaccccctccctatctctgtaacccctccagcctctaaactcctccctatctctgtaacccagtCCAACCctacacctctccctatctctgtaaccccctccaactcctacacctcctccctatctctttaaccccctccagtccctacaccccttccctatctctgtcacctcctccagccactacaccccctctctatctctgtctcctcctccagccactacacccctccttatctctgtaaccccctccagcccctacacccccttcctatctctataaccccctccagcccctacaccccctctctatctctgtaaccccctccagcccctacacccctccctatctctgtaaccccctccagcccccgcaacccctccctatctctgtaactcccttcaggccctgcaccccctccctatctctgtcaccttctacagcccctacaaccctccctatctctgtaaccccctccgggccctacaccccctccccatctgtacacccctccagcccctatacccctatctatctctataaccccctccaaATCCTACAcctctcactatctctgtaaccccctccagcctctacacccctctctatctctgtcacctcctccagcccctacacccctccctatctctgtaaccccctccagcccctgcaccccctccctatctctgtaactccctccaggccctgcaccccctccctatctctgtcacctcctacaGCCccaacaaccctccctatctctgtagcaccctccagcccctacaccctcgccctatctctgtaaccccctccagcccctgcaccccctccctatctctgtaaaccctccagcccctacaccccctccctatctctgtaaccccctccagcccctacacccttgccctatctctgtaaccccctccagcccctgcaccccctccctatctctgtaaaccctccagcccctacaccccctccctatctctgtaacccctccagcccctgcaccccctccctatctctgaaaaccctccagcccctacaccccctccttatctctgtaaccccctccagcccctgcacCCCTTCCCTagcactgtaaccccctccagcccctacaccccctccttatctctgtaaccccctccagcccctgcacCCCTTCCCTagcactgtaaccccctccagcccctacaccccctccctatctctgtcacctcctccagcccctacaccccctccctatctctgtcacctcctccagctcctacaccccctccctatctctgtcaccccctccagcccctataccccctctctatctccgtcGCCTCCTCCAGGTCTTAAAAACTTCAGatctctgtgcttttccaattcCATCCTCCGTTATTCCCGATTTTTATCATTCTGCCATTGGTGTTCGTACCTTCCGCTGCATGGACTTCTCATTCTGGAATTCCAGCTCTCTACCTTGTTTTGTATACCTTTCAGAAACTttaagacacaggaacagaagtagaccattctgcccatcaaatctctgccattcaatgagattgtggctgatctgataatccttaactccactttccagccTTTTTGCCACAACCCCTTGATTGCCTTCCTGATTATCAATCTTAACCTTGAATATAATTTAATGACTCAGCCTGAGTAGCCCGCtggtggtaaagaattccatggGTACACTCCCCTTGGAGAGAAGAAACTCTTCTTCTTCTGTGTCTATAAATGAACTCCTTAACATATTCCTTTTCTTTCACTCTTTTGGTCACCTGTCCCAACATCCCCTCGTGTATCAATGTTTCTCTGATAACCCCCTCCTGTAAACATTGCAGGATGTGTTTAATAAAGGTATAACATAAATCCGAGTTGTCATTAGGACGCCAATAGTGATTTGGACAAGGCACCGTCTGATCATGGCGGAGGAATCTTACCTGCTATATTCTTATAGCCATCCGCACAGAGAGGGAAAACCCACTCGGCCCATCAATGTGGTGTTGGCTCATGGGAAAGAGAAACAGGAGTGGACCATTTGGGCCTGATCTTCCGTTAATCCAGATTATGGCTAATCTCCATCCTcgaagccactttcctgtttgatCTGTTCATCCCATCTGAAAGATCTATCTCCTGTAAACTCTGCAAACTCCTCCCAcactgtggaggaacagaaggtcATTCCAATTCTCCAAACCCGCTCCATCACTCACGTCACATTTGGTCTCGGAGCCGCCTACTTCAATGAATGCCATCTTCTTCAAATATGCTTCCAGCTGCTGGCAAATCGACATTGGTGCAGATTTTGGGGCAGGCCAGTGAGGATTGGGATGTGGTCGCTGAGCCCATCGCCCGTTGGTGTAACGTGCAAACTGAGGGAGACGACTCTGAGGTAAGGGGGTGAGTATTCCGTGGGAGGGAGCATGCTGTtcatacccccaccccccaaccccaacccacgATGAAGTGTTGGGGTCACCTGGCCTCTCTTCCAGTGTCACATGCTCCaggtgacattgagggagtgggaGCCAGATTTCTGCCTCTCACTGGGAGCCAGGCGGGCTGGGGTGGGGGGCTGGGGTAGTGGGGGGCAGGGGAGTGAAAACCAGGCACTATAAGACTTTGCCCACATTGGCACTGATGTATACAGCCTCCCCTCCAAATGATGCACTTGCCCTTCTTGCcttttcagagactgggagtcatagagtcacagagatgtccaacccgaccatgcctaCCCGATgttccaaactaatctagtcccacctgccagcacccggcccatctccctccaaacccttcctattcagacacccatccaaatgcttcttaaatgttggttcgaaacgttgactctcctgctcctcagatgctgcctgaccggctgtgcttttccagcaccacaatttttgaCGCTGCCTTTTCTGAGATGTCATGTAAAAATTATTGGCTGATCCGAGCAGGATCATATTCACTGAGATACACTGCTGGGAAATGTGACAGAGGCAGCTTCAATGGAGGCATTCAAGAGGTGCACTGGATGGTTATCGGGACAGAAATGGTATGCAAGGGtatggagaaaaagcaggagattggcactgggtAGTAGAGGCACAATGGGCCGAATGTTCTCTTGCTGTTCCATAACAATGTGATTCTGTGATATTATGGCCTTCTGACTCTGGCACACCCTTGGTAAGCCAGCTGCAGTGTGGCATAGTTGGGTCTGTTGGCTTGTACATAGACACAATTGTCTGTTAGGTTCTTTTCTTCAAATTTCAGGCCAGCTGCCAATATCAGTCCCTGCTAGCCCCCCTTGAACAGGGGCTGGGTAGGGATGATCGGGAAAATGAGGCTGGGGGTGGGCAGGGTGGTAGGGGTGGGCAGGGTGCGGGGGCAGGCTTTACCAGCTGCTGTGTTTTATACACTTGCACCTGTCACCGAAAACACAGGGTGATCCAAATGGGTAGTGTACAATCCAGAGGTTTATCAAgacataggtaaggtgaatagccaaggtctttttcccccagGGGTGGGGGAGTTTGAAGCTAGAGAGGCatatttttagggtgagaggagaaagaataataaaggacctaaggggtaactttttcacacgggagggggggggggggcggtggggaggaggtgtgtatggaatgagctgccagaggatgtagtggagtctagtacaattacaacatttaaaaggcatctggatgggtatatgaataggaagggtttagagggatacggatcaagtgctggcaaatgagactagattaatttaggatatcgagtcagcatggacaggttggactagaGGGTCTGTTCCCCCGctgtgtgactctctgactctgtgtatACAATTCCAATCACAGATATGTACTGTCCAGACCAAACTGGTTATTGCAATCATCTCCATCTGAGGTTGGCCACTTAGGAGTGAGGttgaggagcaatgttttcaccctgagggtgctgagagagacaggaaagcacAGTGAAACCTGCAAAACAATCTCCTGTAATGGATACCACTCTAGGCCAGTGTTTGATGCCTGTTCCTAGttaacctggagaaggtgggtgTGAGCTGCCTGCTTGAACAGCTACAACCGGTGGGACAAAAGGgcatccacaatgcccttaggcaggaaattccaggattttgacccagcaacactgaaggaacagtgatacatttccaagctGGGCTGGGCTGGAGGGTTGATTGAGTTGAACAACACACTGCTCACACAATAACATGGTCAAACGGGAAGACAGATTGCCATTTATGCTCAGAGTGAAAATGGGCAGACTAGAATGTGAGGCATATCATTTGGTAGGTGTCCTGTTCACattatgggggggggggacacacataTACAATGATGTAAAACCCTTTTCTCAAGCACCATCTGACTCCCCTAACCTGTCCCCTCAGCCCAATCTTTGCACCCACCCCTCCCAATCACATCCTAAATGCCCCCGATTCACCTTTTCCAGGGCAACCCTGATCCTCTTCAGACTATGACTGGCAGTGCCCACTACCCAATCGGATTACCCAGTAGGTCCTGAGTATTGGCAGATCTCCTCCCGAGTGGAGGAATAGGATGTGGGGATATTCTTTATGTCAAACAGTGAAACAAATGGACTGTAGACTGGCTGTGTTGTTGAAATGCCAGGAGAGCTTTATAGTTAAGTGGTGCACACTTTTAGCTGTGCAAGACAATATTGctttccaaagatgtgaaggcacTACTTTGAGACAGAACACCAAGAGTCTGTTGCCGAAGGGAAATATTACTCACCGACAGTCTGCGAATTGCCTGAGCTGCTGTCTGTTACAAATACAAAAGTGCCCAGCAGCCAGATATCCAGAGCCTGTGAATTGAAAACATCTTTCTCACCTTGTCTCTCTCCACatgagagagtgaggagacagAAAAACCACGAAAGGTTAAAACAAGGAATTCCAACAAGAAAAATACCTGGGCCCATCTGATCTGCTATCAGAGTAAGGAATGACCATTGTTTATAGGCCACAGCGTATCATCAGCGCTAAAGATCAACCCACTCTAATGGTCTGGCCTCTTCATCTACAGTAGTTTGTCCCCTGTATTTTTCCCCCCATAATACGGGGCTTTCTGTTATACCACATGCCTCATCAACACAAAATCACTGAAatgtgattgacaaattggggacagtGTTTCTAAAGcgcgaacttttaaaatgtgtgttggctgtaacaggattacatcaccaacactttaagcgctgtttctggagcacaggggtggcacagtggctcagtggttagcactgctgcctcacagcaccagggtcccaggttcgattccagccttgggctactgtctgtgtggagtttgcacattctccccatgtctgcatgggtttcttccaggtgctctggtttcctcccacagtccaaagatgtgcaggttagggtgaattggccatgctaaactgcccatagtgttaggtgcattagtcagaggggaatgggttactctttggagggttgggttgggctgaagggcctgtttccacactgtagggaatctaaaaacaAAAGTTGCATAAGAACATACCATCACATTACGGAAGATCTGACTGTACCTGTGTCAAACCCATGGTAGAGTTTCAGTTACAGAATAattattctttgttttctctgtGATTTGCTAAAGTTAAGTGAGTTAATTATAAAACCTGCTGGGAATTGTTTTTTCCCTGATTAGCAGTCAGTCGGGCCATTTGGTTGTCTTGGTGATCTCATGAGGATTTTGTATGTGTTGTCAGAGCTGGTGGAACACGATTTTCAGAGCACTCTTCCCTGTCACTTTCTGACAGATGTCTGATGAAAATTGGCCTCAGGACCTTGAGGAGAACTCCCCTGCACTTgttcaaagtcagaagtcacacgacatcaGGGTATAGCCCAACatgttcatttgaaatcacaagcttttggagcattgctccttcatcaggcttcACCTCTTTGAGGTCCCCTCTCTTGGTCTCCTTGGCCGTGCTAGAAACTGACCATCTGGGTGGGGACCCGCATGGAGCACTTCCTTTGAAGAAGGTCTCATCAAGTCTTTGTTTTTCCAGTGGTGTGAGTCTTTCTTGCCGTGTATATCATGTCTGTTTAAACTGAACTCTTTGTCCGTTAAAGGAGTTAACTGCATCGCAAAAGAATGGAGGGAACCTGCTGCAAATGATGTACGACAAGCCAGAACGCTGGTCCTACACCTTTCAGAACTATGCCTCTTTAAGCAGAGTACGGTCACAACTCATCCCTCTCAGCGACAGAGTGAAAGATTCGGCCCAGCCAGTTCAATTCTTTGAGCGATCTCTGTACAGTGACAGGTAATGAGGCACCTCAGAGGTTTCTCGTGTGTTTGTGATTTTATTCATTTCTCCCCCTCCATCCGCCAGTAACACAAGGAGTCAGCTGTCTGTCAGTCAATCACTCTCTCAGCACACTGTCACTTCATGTCCCACTCCAGAGAATAACGCAGtgtccacactgacactgagCACAGGGCGCTGCAATATCAGAGGCACTGTCCTTCAGTGAAGCTGTAAACTGGGCTCCTGCCTGTCCTCGCTGCAGAAGATTCCCTGGCAGGATTTCTAGGAAGACATTCTGGGACATTTGCCCTTGTGTCCCAGACAGTACTTTATCTCTCAGTCATCACAACGAGAACAGATTATCACATTGTCACATTGTTGTTCAGGGTGGGAAGGGAAGTtagctgtgtgcaaattggctgccatcTTGCTTACATTACAACAAGGACTATACTTTGGATGTTCTTTATTGAATGTCCTGTGTTTACAAAagttgctatataaatacaaataTTTCTTCCTTTgcagaattaaaaatcacacgacaccaggttatagtccaacaggtttattggaagcactagcgttcggagcgctgctccttcatcaggtgattgtggagtataagatcgtaggacatagaatttatagcaaaggtttacagtgtgatgtaactgagatgatatattgaaaaagacctggattgtttgttaagtctcttatcttttagaatgaccatgttggtttcagttctttcatatgtaaatcccagaactttcttaaagttatattctcaagtgaatgttaacaataggtgccatgtcagctcagataatgcattgaaggtgtgaggtgccctatgtgaggctgtctgtgcctcaatgttcagactaattctaatctaaaaagatatttacagaatcttacatg
The sequence above is drawn from the Chiloscyllium punctatum isolate Juve2018m chromosome 14, sChiPun1.3, whole genome shotgun sequence genome and encodes:
- the LOC140485464 gene encoding deoxycytidine kinase-like yields the protein MAVPPSKRSRHQTNSIKPQKVSIEGNIAAGKSTLVQILGQASEDWDVVAEPIARWCNVQTEGDDSEELTASQKNGGNLLQMMYDKPERWSYTFQNYASLSRVRSQLIPLSDRVKDSAQPVQFFERSLYSDRYVFASNLYESEYINETEWIMYQDWHGWIHSYFGKNIELSGIIYLQATPENCMKRLTLRGRPEEKGIPMEYLEKLHVKHECWLQHRTMRLHFDYLTRVPVLTLDVNEDFKDNEAQCNNLIEKIKGFLHSL